Within the Paracoccus everestensis genome, the region GGCTGGGGCGTGACGCTGGGTATGTTTGCGTCCCGGGCCGAGGCGGAAAAGCTGCTGTTGCGCAGCGCCTTGCAAGACGGTGCAATCCTGGGCGGCGCCGCGCGACACGTTGCCGATACCAAGCGCGGCTTCCAGCCCAGCTTTGCCAACATGACAAAGGGCAATGCCGAACTGGTGTGCGAACGCTTCGTTAGCCGGTCGCAGGAATGCCAGGTCGTCGGCCGCTGAAAGCCGTCACCGTTCCATGACGAAGGGGGCAGAGTGATCTCTGCCCCCTTTTTCATTGCCCGGCCGGGTCAATCGGGCTTGGGGCGGTCGTCCCATTTGTCGCTGAGGATGCGTTGGGCATCCCCTTTCGGATCCTCGAACTGATGCGACCGCAAGGCCCAGATAAAGGCCACAAGACCTGCCGCCCCCAGGCCAAGTGAAACGGGGATCAGAATGGACAGGATCTCCATGCGTGCTTCCTTTCAATCCCGCAGCCGCAGCGCGTTCAGCGTCACCGTGATCGAGCTGAGCGACATCGCAAGCGCCGCAATCAGCGGGGTGACCATGCCAGCCACCGCCAGCGGAACCGCCACGATATTATAGGCGATGGAGATTGCAAAGTTCTGGCGAATACGCCGCGTCGCCAAACGGGCGGTCGCGACCGCCTCGGCCACGGGCACCAGATCGTTGCCGGTCAGCACCATGTCACTGGCCACCCGCGCCGCGTCCAATGCGCTGGCGGGCGAGACCGAGGCATGGGCCCGGGCCAATGCCGCCGTGTCGTTCAGCCCGTCGCCTACCATCAGGACGCGCGCGCCCTTGGCAGCCAGGCCCGCCACCATCGCCTCTTTTCCCTGGGGATCGACGGCGGCGTGGAAATCCTGGATGCCCAGGCGCCCAGCCAGATCCGCAACGGCCGCCTTGCGGTCCCCCGATATCAGCACGACCCGCAGCCCTGCCTTGCGCAGCATCGCCACGCATTCCGCAGCGCCGGGGCGCAATTCGTCGGTGAACTCCAGCCGGACGGGGGCTTGACCTTCGACCGCCAGCCATGTCGCGCTCGTGGGCCTGTCTTCGTCGTCATCGGCGACACCCAGCCAGTCGGCGCGGCCCAGCCGGACGATGCGGCCACCCCAGCAGGCCGAGACGCCAAAGCCTGGATGTTCGGCCACGTCGGAAAGATCTGCAAACGGATGATCGGCCAGGGCCGCAGCCAAGGCAACTGACAGCGGATGAGAGGAACCTTGGGCCAGGGCATGGGCAACTGGGCGCATCTCGGCAGGCAGCGGATCGGCGCTGACCAGCGACGGACGGCCCAGGGTCAGGGTGCCGGTCTTGTCGAAGACGACGGTATCGACCTCGGCCAGGCGTTCCAGGGCGGTGCCGTCCTTGATCAGCAGCCCGCGCCGGAACAGCCGCCCCGATGTGGCGGTGGCAACCGCCGGAACCGCCAGGCCAAGCGCGCAGGGACAGGTCACGATCAGCACCGCCGCCGCAATGTTGACGGCAAGGCGCAGGTCGCCCGTGGCCCAGACCCACCCCGCAAAGCTGCACAGCGCCATCAGGTGAACGCTGGGCGAATAGGTCCGAGAAGCCCGTTCGGCCAGAGAGGTATAGCGTCCGCGTGCGGCCTCGGCCGCCTCGACAAGGGCGGTCAGCCGGGACAGGGACGAATCGCGGCCCGCAGCCGTCACGCGCAGCACCAGCGGCCCGGTCAGGTTCACCTCGCCTGCCGACAGCATCTGGCCGGGCGCGGCCAGCACGGGCAGGGTTTCGCCGGTCAACAAGGCACGGTCGATTTCAGACCGCCCCTCGACGATCTCTCCATCCGCGGGAACGCGCGCGCCGGGCCGGATGCGGATCAGGTCGCCGGGGCGCAGGTTTGCGACGGGAACCGTCTGTTCCGTCCCCTCGACCAGCAGGGTCGCACGCGGAACCTCCAGCGCGGTCAGCTCGGCTGCGGCAGACCGGGCGATGGCGCGGGTGCGGTGGTCCAGATAGCGCCCGATCAGCAAGAAAAAGCATAGCATCGCCGCAGCGTCGAAATAGGCGTGATGCCCCGATTCCATCGTCTCATAGACCGAGATCGCACTGGCCAGGATCAGCGCCAGCGAGATCGGCACGTCCATGCCCAGCCGCCCCACCCGGATCGCCGCCCAGGCACTGCGAAAGAAAGGCTGGCCCGCGAAAAATACCGTCGGCAGGGCGATGGCGCCGCTGATCCAGTGGAACAGGTCGCGCGTGGCGGATTCGGCGCCAGACCAGACGGCCACCGACAGGATCATGATGTTCATCATCGCGAAACCCGACACGCCGATGCGCATCAGCAGGTCGCGTCCCTGCCGGTCGGCCGTGGTGGCGGAAAGCGCGTCGGGATCAAGCTCGTGTGCCTCGAACCCGACGCCCGCCAGCACGAGGATCAGATCATCCGCCGTCAGCCCCGGCGCATCGATGGTGACGCGGCGCAGGGTCAGGTTGACGCGGGCATTCTGCACGCCGGGATGGGCCGTCAGTGCGGTTTCCACATCGGTGATGCAGGTTGCACAATGGGCTGTGGGCAGGGACAGGATCACTGTGCCCCGCGCCACCTCGGCCCGGTCCGCCAGGCGTTGCGCCAAGGGTGCCGCGTCGCAGGCGGGACAGGCGCTGAAGCCTGATGCGGTCAGGTCTGCCATCTTATTTCACCCTCGCCCCGGCGTAATGGTCCAGCCGTTGCCGGAACGGTGTTCCGTCCGGCGCCGTTGCCTGGACATGAATGTTCCAGACCCCCGGTTCCAGCACCAGGGACGCGCGATAGATACCGCCGCCCGCAGGATCGAATTGCGGCGTCACGTCGGAGCGCTTGTGGGTCGGGCGCCCGATGGTGGCGGTAAAATCGCGCAGGATGGGATGGGCGCCTTGGCTGTCCACGAGCTCGATGACGACTTCGGTGCCGTCATAGCGGGCCTTGGCCGTCCAACCCAGGTTTTCCTGCGCCAGCCGGTCCCGGTCGAATTCCTGGGATGCGACATAGCTATTACTGACCTCAAGCCCCGGAAAGCTGCCAATGGCTAGGAAAGCCATGACCAGGTTGACGGAAATGATGACCCCGAATGCCGCCAGAGTGATGATCAGGACATGGCGCCCCGTCAGTTCTTTTGCCATCATTCGCCCTTTCCGTGGAAGATCGTGCCGACCGTGGCGGTGGTGCCGTCAAGTTCGTCCCGCACGACCAGGTCCAGCGATGTCGTGGCGCTTGTGGCAAGATCGGACCCCGCAGGCGCGGTCACGTACAGCCTGCGGCTAAGGGTTTCATCCGCAGGCACGTCAACTGTCCCCGTGGATGACCCTTCCACGGTGACCGCCAGATCCTCGGCCCCTTCGACCGCAAAGGCAAAGCTGCGGGCGTCTTGCTGCTTGTTGCGCAACCGCACCTCATAGGTATTGCGGACAGCACCGTCGGACATGGTCACGAACATCGGATTGCGCACCGGAGAAACGTTCAGATCAAAGGGAGAACGCATGAACAGCGCGACAATCAGCGCAACCCCGATCCCGGCCCACAGGGTGAAGTAAAGGACCGTGCGGGGACGGAAGATATGCCTCCAGACCGACTTTGGCGCAGCGCCCGCGCGTTCGGCGGTCTCGTCCCTCAGCGCCATATAGTCGATAAGTCCGCGCGGCTTGCCGATCTTGTCCATGATCTCGTCGCAGGCGTCGATGCACAGCGCGCAGGTGATGCATTCCATCTGCTGGCCGTCGCGGATGTCGATGCCCATGGGGCAGACGTTCACGCAGGCCATGCAGTCGATGCAGTCGCCCGCAGAGTTCAGCGGGATCGGCCCGCCCACGCCCGTGCGCACGCCTGGATAGGGAATGGGCGGATATTGTCCCCCTGCCGTGGGACCGGCGGCATGGCTCTCGGCCTCGGCCTGGAAGGCGACGGCGGCGGGGCGGTTTCGGACATTGCCCTTGCCGCGCGGCTCGCCCCGCCATTCGCGATAGGCGACGGTCAGCGTGTCTTCGTCCATCATCGCGGCCTGAATGCGCGGCCAGGGGCAGGCATAGATGCAGATCTGTTCGCGCGCAAAACCGCCGAACAGAAAGGTGGTCCCCGTCAGGATGGCCATCGTGATATAGGCGACAGGATGGGCCTGCCCGGTCAGCAGGTTGCCCAGCAAGGTGGGGGCGTCGGTGAAATAGAAAACCCAAGCCCCGCCGGTCAACAGCGCGATCACCAGCCAGATCGACCATTTCGCGGCCCGCAACCG harbors:
- the ccoS gene encoding cbb3-type cytochrome oxidase assembly protein CcoS, which codes for MEILSILIPVSLGLGAAGLVAFIWALRSHQFEDPKGDAQRILSDKWDDRPKPD
- a CDS encoding heavy metal translocating P-type ATPase, whose protein sequence is MADLTASGFSACPACDAAPLAQRLADRAEVARGTVILSLPTAHCATCITDVETALTAHPGVQNARVNLTLRRVTIDAPGLTADDLILVLAGVGFEAHELDPDALSATTADRQGRDLLMRIGVSGFAMMNIMILSVAVWSGAESATRDLFHWISGAIALPTVFFAGQPFFRSAWAAIRVGRLGMDVPISLALILASAISVYETMESGHHAYFDAAAMLCFFLLIGRYLDHRTRAIARSAAAELTALEVPRATLLVEGTEQTVPVANLRPGDLIRIRPGARVPADGEIVEGRSEIDRALLTGETLPVLAAPGQMLSAGEVNLTGPLVLRVTAAGRDSSLSRLTALVEAAEAARGRYTSLAERASRTYSPSVHLMALCSFAGWVWATGDLRLAVNIAAAVLIVTCPCALGLAVPAVATATSGRLFRRGLLIKDGTALERLAEVDTVVFDKTGTLTLGRPSLVSADPLPAEMRPVAHALAQGSSHPLSVALAAALADHPFADLSDVAEHPGFGVSACWGGRIVRLGRADWLGVADDDEDRPTSATWLAVEGQAPVRLEFTDELRPGAAECVAMLRKAGLRVVLISGDRKAAVADLAGRLGIQDFHAAVDPQGKEAMVAGLAAKGARVLMVGDGLNDTAALARAHASVSPASALDAARVASDMVLTGNDLVPVAEAVATARLATRRIRQNFAISIAYNIVAVPLAVAGMVTPLIAALAMSLSSITVTLNALRLRD
- a CDS encoding FixH family protein: MMAKELTGRHVLIITLAAFGVIISVNLVMAFLAIGSFPGLEVSNSYVASQEFDRDRLAQENLGWTAKARYDGTEVVIELVDSQGAHPILRDFTATIGRPTHKRSDVTPQFDPAGGGIYRASLVLEPGVWNIHVQATAPDGTPFRQRLDHYAGARVK
- a CDS encoding RdxA/RdxB/FixG family protein, with protein sequence MSTPELDPPSLYAKREPIFPKRVQGRFRNLKWIVMAVALTIYYVMPWLRWERGPAMPDQAVLVDLANRRFFFFWIEIWPHEFYFVAGLLVMAGLGLFLFTSALGRVWCGYACPQTVWTDLFTLVERWIEGDRNNQIRLHRQKWDTHKIRLRAAKWSIWLVIALLTGGAWVFYFTDAPTLLGNLLTGQAHPVAYITMAILTGTTFLFGGFAREQICIYACPWPRIQAAMMDEDTLTVAYREWRGEPRGKGNVRNRPAAVAFQAEAESHAAGPTAGGQYPPIPYPGVRTGVGGPIPLNSAGDCIDCMACVNVCPMGIDIRDGQQMECITCALCIDACDEIMDKIGKPRGLIDYMALRDETAERAGAAPKSVWRHIFRPRTVLYFTLWAGIGVALIVALFMRSPFDLNVSPVRNPMFVTMSDGAVRNTYEVRLRNKQQDARSFAFAVEGAEDLAVTVEGSSTGTVDVPADETLSRRLYVTAPAGSDLATSATTSLDLVVRDELDGTTATVGTIFHGKGE